A window from Carassius gibelio isolate Cgi1373 ecotype wild population from Czech Republic chromosome B3, carGib1.2-hapl.c, whole genome shotgun sequence encodes these proteins:
- the LOC127953746 gene encoding phosphatidylinositol N-acetylglucosaminyltransferase subunit Q: MVLKIFFPQCCNTADSGLLVGRWIPGHTSAVVLAVVHYPFIPGQVKKYLSELQSQTQVELTVLGSWSMPKEGQEGMDSFLKDLSTIFPQKRWLQLSREIGKRGFTCQVVRNNGIHLQEQKNGDDKIILIHYDQRKVMLSQLHPVQDVGQKSDVEPSELRLVFQTVDQSQPLFFLDKYDDGPLKLTHWQSEGREASIIAELLKQASVPLCIFLTWLLSLWHWLCSFRILHLSPVLFISSKLSTCVQLGYRAVHFKTVFSPKKAATHMEFMRKANIFVSFLVDIALGLLLVSWLYRENRISKLADTLVPVADRVAKELQELLEWLMGAPAGLKMNRALDQVLGRFFLYHIHLWISYIHLMSPFIERILWYVGLSACLGLTFALSVLSDIVALLTFHIYCFYVYGARLYCLKIYGLSALWRLFRGKKWNVLRQRVDSCSYDLDQLFIGTLLFTILLFLLPTTALYYLVFTLLRLVVVLFQGVIHLSVDFINSLPLFAIGLRICRPYRLAEGVKFNVICQEPGTPLHLMMEINPLKCSSVLQCYRTPTYSCNPKDSWAALCKKLFVGELIYPWKQKTDKTDKTD, translated from the exons ATGGTGCTGAAGATCTTCTTTCCCCAGTGCTGTAACACTGCTGACAGCGGCCTGCTGGTGGGGCGCTGGATCCCGGGGCACACTTCTGCTGTGGTGCTGGCTGTCGTTCACTACCCCTTCATACCGGGACAGGTGAAGAAGTACCTGAGTGAGCTGCAGAGCCAGACTCAGGTGGAGCTGACCGTCCTGGGCTCCTGGAGTATGCCCAAAGAAGGCCAAGAAGGAATGGACAGCTTCCTAAAAGACCTGAGTACCATCTTTCCTCAGAAACGTTGGCTGCAGTTGAGCCGTGAGATTGGCAAAAGAGGCTTTACGTGTCAGGTGGTCCGAAACAATGGGATACATCTGCAGGAGCAGAAGAACGGCGATGATAAGATCATCCTCATTCATTACGATCAGAGGAAAGTGATGCTGTCCCAGCTTCACCCGGTACAGGATGTCGGCCAGAAGTCTGATGTTGAGCCCTCAGAGCTGCGCTTGGTCTTCCAGACAGTTGATCAAAGTCAGCCTCTCTTTTTCCTCGACAAATATGATGATGGGCCACTCAAGCTCACCCACTGGCAGTCTGAAGGCAGGGAGGCTAGTATTATTGCAGAGCTTCTGAAACAAGCGTCGGTCCCGCTCTGCATCTTCCTGACATGGCTGCTGTCTCTGTGGCACTGGTTGTGCAGTTTCAG gattttacatTTGAGTCCAGTGTTGTTCATCTCAAGCAAGCTGTCCACCTGTGTTCAGTTGGGATACAGAGCGGTTCATTTCAAGACTGTTTTCTCTCCTAAAAAAGCTGCTACACACATGGAATTCATGAG aaaagcaaacattttcGTGTCTTTTCTTGTGGACATAGCCCTTGGTTTGCTGCTTGTCTCATGGCTTTATAGGGAGAATCGTATCAGCAAATTGGCAGATACTTTGGTACCTGTGGCTGAT CGTGTGGCTAAAGAGCTGCAGGAGCTGTTAGAATGGCTGATGGGAGCTCCTGCTggactgaagatgaacagagctcTTGACCAGGTCCTGGGGAGATTCTTTCTCTACCACATTCATCTGTGGATCA GTTACATCCACCTGATGTCTCCTTTCATTGAGAGGATCCTGTGGTATGTTGGACTCTCAGCCTGCTTGGGATTGACCTTTGCTCTTTCCGTATTGTCTGACATCGTGGCCCTCCTCACTTTCCACATCTACTGTTTTTATGTGTACGGGGCAAG ACTCTACTGTCTGAAGATCTATGGTCTCTCCGCCCTGTGGCGGCTCTTCAGGGGAAAGAAATGGAATGTATTGAGGCAGAGGGTTGACTCGTGCTCCTATGACCTGGACCAG TTGTTCATTGGCACTTTGCTCTTTACGATTCTGCTGTTCCTGCTTCCCACCACTGCCTTGTATTACCTCGTCTTTACTCTG CTGCGGCTGGTGGTGGTGCTGTTTCAGGGAGTGATTCATCTTAGTGTGGACTTCATCAACTCCTTGCCCCTGTTTGCCATCGGCCTACGGATCTGCAGACCATACAGACTGGCAG AGGGCGTTAAATTCAATGTGATTTGTCAGGAGCCAGGAACTCCTCTTCACCTGATGATGGAG ATCAACCCACTGAAATGCAGCTCTGTACTGCAGTGTTACCGGACGCCCACTTATAGCTGTAACCCTAAGGATTCCTGGGCCGCGTTGTGCAAGAAGCTGTTTGTAGGAGAACTCATTTACCCCTGGAAGCAGAAGACTGACAAGACTGACAAGACTGACTAA